The DNA window ACCGTCAATGCTAACTTCTGTATCAAGTTTAACGCCTTCTTTTGCTTTTACCTGATCAAGAACGTGTTCGAATTTTTCTCTTTCAATATCAAGAACAACGCTTCCGAACATGGTTAAGAATCTTCTGTAGCTGTCAAAAGCGAATCTTTCGTTGTTTGTAAGAGCAATTACACCTTGAATTGTTTCATCATTAAGTCCGAGGTTCAAGATGGTTTCCATCATGCCGGGCATGCTTAATCTTGCTCCTGATCTTACAGAAACGAGTAAAGGATTGCTTGCATCACCGAATTTTTTACCGGCTTGCTGTTCAACAACAGAAAGCGCTGTTTTAACTGAATCCATTAATCCTGCTGGCATTTCATTTCCGTTGTTAATATATTCCATGCAGGTTTCTGTTGTAATAGTAAGTCCCGGAGGAACAGGAAGTCCTGCATTTGTCATTTCAGCAAGGTTTGCACCTTTTCCGCCAAGAAGGTTTTTCATTTCTGTATTACCTTCTTTGAACAAATAAACTCTTTTTGTTGTCATAAAATTCACCTTTCTTATGTAATTCACTGACTGTATCAACAATAAATGTATGAAATAATATACCCTTTTAGTTTAATTTTGTTATAACACAAAGTATTTTCAGTAACAATAAAGTTTTAATTAATGATTTCAACGCCTCCAACGAAATTAATCATCTTTCTTTCCGCGTTCAGGCTCTTGCTCAGCAATGCCTGAATTTTAATAACTCCTGTATTTTTTCTTCAGGCAATTCCGACCTCTTGCCCAGTAAGCCTGAATACAAATAAACCCTCGAGTAAAATTCAAGGGTTTCCAGTTTATAAAAAGTTTCTTTCAAATTACGACCGCACACTGTAACGCCATGATTTGCCATTAAGACAGCATCATTTTTTTCAAAATACTTTGCGACTGCTTTTGCAAGTTTTATAGTAGAAGGTGTTTCATATTCAACTACAGGTATGCTGCTTCCAAATGTTACAACAGGCTCTGCAAGAATTGCCTGCAAATTCTTTTCTCCGGAAACTGCTAATGCCGTAGAAAAAGGCGGGTGGGCATGTATAACAGCATTTATCTCGGGTCTGATTTTATAAATTTCTACATGCATCATACTTTCTGAAGATGGTTTTATATTATTATTTTCAACAATACTTCCTTCTTCATCGAGTAAAACAACTTCTGTCTCGTTCATTTCTCCAAGACAAGTGCTGGTCGCAGTTATATAGATTTGACCATTTCGAGTGGATAAATTCTGTTCTTCAGGCTCAATTTTCACTTTGCAGCGACAACTTATATTCCCTGATATTCCGGAGGTAAGACCGCTTTTATACAGTCTTTGACCAATCTCAAGAATATTATTTTTTATATCTTTTTTATCAAACAAGACTAAATTTCTCTGCTGTTTGTTATTACTTTTTTGTCTGTTTTTATAGCTTATTTATCACATAAACATATTTAACTTTCAAGTTTTTAACTCCCGCTTCGCGCTTGAATGAGTTCAGCCTTACAAGCTGACAAAGTCGCCTTTCAGGTTTTAACTCCCGCTTTGCGTGCAATAAAAAAGCCTGTTTTTCAAAACAGGCATTATACTACACACACTACATACATTTCCTTACTACTAAATTTACCTACATTATATTTTATTAAGAGCCTATCCTTTAGGGACTGCGGTTAAAATCATAAACGGCTTGTTTGACAAGGCGGTTTTGATTTTAACAAGACAGCTTCTAAGTTTTTTTTGTTGTTAAAACAGGAAATCCTGTTTTAACTGTATCAGCAGCAGCCGTATCTGTTTTAGCAGTAACAGCAGTAGTTGTATCTGCCTTAGCTGTGTTCACAGAAGCTGTATCTGCTTTAACTGAATCTGTTTTAGTTGTATCAACAGCAGTTTTATCTGTTTTAGTTGCAGCAGCTGTTCCTGTCTGATTTGCTGTTACAACTTGTCCTTGTCCCAAAGTAGCTGTACTTCCGGTAACAGCCGCATTTTGAGCAACAGTATTAATATTGTTTTTTACTGAAGTTACAACTGATCCAAGCGAATTATTTTTAGATACATTGATTTTTGAGAGTGCTTCATTGGCTCTGGCAACGGTATTGTTTATAGTAGCTAAGCCATATTGAATAGCTGATCCCATACTACTGTTAAGAGAACTTATTGCGGAATCTGATATTCCGGAAATCCCTGCAATTTCTTGAGAAGCTGAACCTGTCCATGAGACTAAAGACTGTAAATCAGCCACGTTTGAATTAACATCAGAACATGAACCAACAACCTGATTTTGATTTTTTTGAGCAACTTGACTGCTTACATCATTACATTTTCTGGCCTGTTCTCTTATTGCCGCTTCTATTTGTGCGCTAAATATAGAAATACGTGAAGCAGTTGTATCAATATTATTAGATGAACTTGAATTTTGTTTTTTCATTGCATTTTGAGTAGCAGCATTAATTATTATAGCTTGTTTTTGAGAATCCAAAGACAAATTAAGACCCATAATTATGACTCCTCCACTTAATTTAAATTAACCCCAATTCTTAACACCAAATAAACAAATGTTCTTTTAACCTATAACCAATATAAAAAACGCAATTTAAATCAATAAATCAAAAAACTTTTATTATTCCTCCTCAGACATCTTTCATAAAACCCTGTGTAATCCACCTTAATAATATAAAAACAAGCAGCATTTTGTTATTTCAAGAATACTCTTTTTCTTAACAATTAGTTACAAAAACAAGACAAAAATATTACGTCAATATGGCTGAAAACCATAGGCAGTAAATCTATTGCCAATTCAATTACCGGTTAACTCGAATTGCTAAATCGCCAAAATCGTCATTGCGAGCATAGCGAAGCAATCTATAACTTGAAGGACTGCAATTTAATATTATTTTATAAAATCAATAATTTTATTTATTATTGAAGTCCAGTCATATTCGGAATTTACCAGATCTTTATAATTAATATCAGAATATTTATCTTTATTTACAAGAAAATATTCTATTTTTTCTGCTATATCTTTTGACAAATGACTTTTTGTAATTAAATTCTTATCAAATTTTTCAAGAATTTCAGGAGTCGCTCCTCTGGGAGTTCCAATTACCGGCACATTATAGCTTAAAGCTTCTATTGTAACGATACCAAACCCCTCCAGTTGCTCCGTCGGCAAAATAAAACAATCAGCAGCACTGTAATAATAATGCAATAAATCATTATCAACGAACCCTAATAAATTTATTTTATTTTGCAGGTTTAATTTTTTTATATATTTATCAAGCTTGCCGTATAATTCGCCTTTTCCTACTATTAACAATCTTGCAGAATTATTTTCTATAAGACTAAATGCTTTTATCATGTTGAATAAACCCATTCTCGGGACTAATCGCCTTACGGTAAGAAATAAAGTTTCATCAGTGTTTAATTGCAATTTTTTTCCGGCTTCCTGTTTGGATATTGGTTCTAAATTTTTTATTTTTGAAACCCCTATTGCAGAAACCAAAACCTTGTCTAAAAATTTATCCCCAAAAAATTTTGTTACTGTATTTTTTACATATTTACTCATTACAATGATGCTATCAGCATATTTAAATGAATTATATTCAAATATATAACTAAGAATAAATTTGACAGGAAAGACTGCCAGCTCTCTATAATTAATTGCCCCAAAAGACAAGTATTTTTGCATATCAAATAAAAGTTCATAAGTATGAACAGCATGAAAAGTTGAAACCAATTTAAAATTGTATTTCTTTTTTCTTTCTCTTAAAAAATTCAAATTTAACAAATAAGCTGTGTGCGTATTAACAACATCGAAATTATTGTTATCTATTAAAGACAAAAATTTCTGCGTTAATAAATTTCTGTTTTTAACTCTTAATGGACCTATAGAACCTTCTTTGACGTAAATTCTATATATCTCAAAATTATCGAATTTTTCATATTCAGGACAATCTGTTCTGTTTGTTGAAACCAGTAATACGACTTCATGTCCCAGTTCTATTAATCCTTTAATGAATCTTTCTATATAAATGACGTTACCACCGACCACATCAGGAATATATTTATCAATAATTATGAGCCATTTCATTTTTTACTATCTCCAACATTTAACAGATTTTTATAAACGATTTGACTTTTTTGCTGATTCTATAGACGCTGTCTTGTTAAAATCAGCTCTTCGATAAATTAATGGGAAGAACAAACATCTTAGTATATTTTCAAAGATATGTATTAGATTAATCAAAAATTTCTGTTTTTTCCCATAACATTTTTCAAAAAACAATAATTCACTTTGTTTGACTATTTTTATTTTATTAAGCGATTTTTCTGTGGAAGCTTCTTTAAAATGTATAATTTGAGCCTGCGGAATAATAGCCGATTTATACCCTTTTTTATACATTCTGTAAGTTAATTCTGACTCCTCGTAATAAAGAAAAAAATCTTCATCAAACAAGCCGGTTTCTTCAAGCACAGACTTCCTTAAAAACATATCTGCCCCTGTTATATAATCAACCTCAACGATATATTGACTTAACTCACAGCTTCCCATGTCAAATTTTTTTTTGTAATAATTTTTAAAAATTTTATGAAGAAAAAATCTTGTAAAGAATATTTGCTCAATAGTCGGGAAGTTTCCATACGAATGCTGCGGGGTTAAATCTTCGCCATACAAAGCCCCGCCGCAACAAGCTATTTTTTGATTTTCCTGTTTTTCCATAAAATCAAAAAATATTTTTATTGCGTTATTTAATAAAACAGTGTCTGAATTGAGCA is part of the bacterium genome and encodes:
- a CDS encoding class II aldolase/adducin family protein — encoded protein: MFDKKDIKNNILEIGQRLYKSGLTSGISGNISCRCKVKIEPEEQNLSTRNGQIYITATSTCLGEMNETEVVLLDEEGSIVENNNIKPSSESMMHVEIYKIRPEINAVIHAHPPFSTALAVSGEKNLQAILAEPVVTFGSSIPVVEYETPSTIKLAKAVAKYFEKNDAVLMANHGVTVCGRNLKETFYKLETLEFYSRVYLYSGLLGKRSELPEEKIQELLKFRHC
- a CDS encoding glycosyltransferase family 2 protein — protein: MDISIIIVNYNTKELTRNCLKSIFEKTEGVDFEVCVVDNNSHDCSSEMIEQDFPQVKLLKNKENKGFGAANNIAIRESNAKYVFLLNSDTVLLNNAIKIFFDFMEKQENQKIACCGGALYGEDLTPQHSYGNFPTIEQIFFTRFFLHKIFKNYYKKKFDMGSCELSQYIVEVDYITGADMFLRKSVLEETGLFDEDFFLYYEESELTYRMYKKGYKSAIIPQAQIIHFKEASTEKSLNKIKIVKQSELLFFEKCYGKKQKFLINLIHIFENILRCLFFPLIYRRADFNKTASIESAKKSNRL
- a CDS encoding glycosyltransferase family 4 protein, whose translation is MKWLIIIDKYIPDVVGGNVIYIERFIKGLIELGHEVVLLVSTNRTDCPEYEKFDNFEIYRIYVKEGSIGPLRVKNRNLLTQKFLSLIDNNNFDVVNTHTAYLLNLNFLRERKKKYNFKLVSTFHAVHTYELLFDMQKYLSFGAINYRELAVFPVKFILSYIFEYNSFKYADSIIVMSKYVKNTVTKFFGDKFLDKVLVSAIGVSKIKNLEPISKQEAGKKLQLNTDETLFLTVRRLVPRMGLFNMIKAFSLIENNSARLLIVGKGELYGKLDKYIKKLNLQNKINLLGFVDNDLLHYYYSAADCFILPTEQLEGFGIVTIEALSYNVPVIGTPRGATPEILEKFDKNLITKSHLSKDIAEKIEYFLVNKDKYSDINYKDLVNSEYDWTSIINKIIDFIK